DNA sequence from the Juglans microcarpa x Juglans regia isolate MS1-56 chromosome 5S, Jm3101_v1.0, whole genome shotgun sequence genome:
aaatattttttttcataatgttATTGTGCTatgtataaaacaaaaaatattataaacaccattcaaaaaatatatatatatatatattcaatatatcAATTTAGAGATATATGAAGCATGTTATGTAATAGAGATAAGAGTTTTCCCTCTTTAAGAAAAATCGTAATATGTTAAGcattaacaaagaaaaatgttaaaggAAACTCAAGAAAAACTGGAGAAAACTCAGTGAAGAAAGGATAAAGTAGAAGAGGATAAGGAAAAGTTTGAAGGGGActgattgaaaaataaaaaaagatttcaccCTATAAGCTTTTGTTAAATATAGATACAttgaattttggaaatttttagGCCAAACTTCTctgtttttaagaaaaattcaacatttttttataagatgcgGGATTAGATTATGACTTTAATAGAAACTTCAATGCTCatctttcttaaaatgtttCTAAAAATGTGATTATCATGGGTTTTTGAGTGGCTAGgggttattttaatttttttggggaccaagaataatttttcataaatctataAAAGAAAGCAAGTGGGAAATGCTGTTTTCAAGAAATCAAGAACgttcattcttttttatctgTCAGATGGTTACCTCCTCTGTTTTGATTGGTTGCTTCTTTTGAATTGCAGTTCAATCTCTTCAGGTTTTGTACACCGCATTAAATAATCCTTCTCAGCTAACTAATTGGAAAAGTAGCGGTGGTGATTCGTGCAGTGAGTCATGGAAAGGGATAACCTGTGAGGGCTCAGCTGTTGTTTCCATGTATGGATGTATATGGAAAATGTGCTCTTTGCACTGAATTGATGGTTCAAtcagtttaatacttttttaatggGTCTCCTTATTGTTGTTGCAACAGTGAAATTTCTGGATTAGGACTTAATGGGACAATGGGGTACTTGCTTTCAGATCTCAAGTCATTGAGAAAACTGTGAGAATATTattgctttatatttttttattgggtgcattaaattttaattcttttttggCTAACTGAGTTgttgattatattttatttgttagtgATCTGAGTGACAACAGCATTCATGATACGATCCCATATCAGTTACCACCAAATCTTACAAGCCTGTAAAGTTCAATGTCTTGTTGATTGTTTCTTTAGTTTTAAAGCTGTGACTTTGGTATTTAATGTGATAATTCTTGTTGATTGTATTATGCAGAAACCTTGCCAGCAACAACTTAAGTGGGAATCTTCCTTATTCTGTTTCTAGCATGGTTTCTCTCAGTTATTTGTGAGTGGTTCTTTAAATGCTATGAGGTTTCAATCACTTATGTTATTTGGTTGCAATATGGAGGTCTTCGTATTGCTTATTTGAAAAATCTTTGGTTTTAGGAACGTTAGCCGTAATTCACTTTCACAGTCATTTGGAGACATCTTTGCTAATCATTCTGGTCTCACAACCTTGTAAGATACCTTTCTTTAACACTTTTATCATATGATATTTGATTTGCTTATTTTTCTAGTAGAATTTAGCTGTGGAACGGTGCCTAGTGGCTTCACTGAGTTTTGAATAACCCAGTAGTAGTACTCATCCATATTCTCAGATAACTTATACCAACAGGTTATTTTGTTGCTTTCGAgatggtttttgttttgtgttttatatattttccaacttGCTTGTGAATGCAGGGATCTCTCTTTCAACAACTTTTCTGGAGATCTTCCTAGTTCCCTAAGTTCATTGTCCAACCTCTCATCACTGTGAGTATTTTAATGTGCTACTTTTGTTTTAAGATCAGTTCCTTTTTAACTTCTCATGGTCTCTGGACTTGTCGCAGCtatttgcagaaaaatcaattgACTGGTTCTCTTGATGTTCTTACGGGTTTACCTTTGACCACTCTGTGAGTTCTTTTCCTCATGTTTGGGTCCAAGGTTGCATTATCTGTCTTCCTATTGTTCTTACACGCTATATTTTCTACAGAAATGTTGCAAACAACCATTTCAGTGGATGGATACCTCAAGAACTTAAAGCAATCCCTAATTTTATGTAAGTCCTCATGCATCGTGTTTCACATACCCCAAGTTCTTTTGTAATGAAACCTTCTGCAATATTATCACTTACTTTCTGTAAACAAAACAGAGATGATGGAAATTCCTTTGAAAATGGTCCTGCTCCTCCTCCGCTACCATACACCCCACCTCCTCCTGGCAGATCACATACTAATCGACCTCATGCTGGATCGGGCACACCTACCGCACGGGGTTCTAATAGTGAACCATCTCATTCAAATAAGGGGTGGACAGTTGGGGCTATAGTAGGCATAATCCTGGGTTCCATTGTCATTGCTTTAGTTCTGCTATTTGCTCTTGCTTTCTGCATTCGAAAGAGAAAAGGGAAGGACACTGGTGCTAGAACTCCCAGGGGTAGACTCTCGGTTGGAACAAATAATGGTAGATTCTCTTTCCCTTGTTCTTGTTTTGCCCagatatcattttttctttaatatttgaTCTATTCAGTTGCATTTATTGTGATCGGAAGTTTGAATCTTTGAAGGgccataattatataaaagtaaatatacttgaatctttattttttagaggTTTATGACTGTAACAAGTTCGTCCTTTGTTTTGGCAGTAAATACTGAGGTGCAAGAGCAGAGATTAAAAAGCATGGCTGCTGTTACAGATCTGAAGCCCCCACCTGTGGAAAGTTTGATGGTTGAGAGGGTACAAGGAAAAAATGGATCTGTGAAGAGAATAAAGTCACCTATCACTGCTACTTCATATACTGTTGCTTCTCTCCAGACAGCAACGAATAGCTTCAGTCAAGAATTTCTTATTGGTGAAGGCTCCCTTGGTCGTGTTTACAAAGCAGATTTCTCTAATGGAAAGGTTATTTCGCTTTGTTATGGTTATTCTGAAAATATGTTTCCTTGTAATAGTTTCTTTTGTTCTGTCATAACAACCCCCCCTCTATCCAGGAGCATAGTTTGggtattttatcttcttttcgtAATGTTGGATTTGGATGGTAGCAAATTAACACATTTGTCGTGTTTTATATAGATAACGGCCATTAAGAAGATCGACAATGCGGCACTATCATTACAGGAGGAAGATAATTTTCTGGAAGCTGTTTCAAATATGTCTCGCTTGAGGCACCCAAACATTGTTACGCTGGCTGGATATTGTGCAGAACATGGCCAGCGTCTTCTTGTTTATGAGTATATAGGAAATGGGAATCTGCATGACATGCTCCACTTTGATGAAGATAGCAGTAAGACTCTGACTTGGAATGCCCGTGTTAGGGTGGCCCTTGGCACTGCTCGAGCCTTAGAGTATGTTATAcgtgtaattttaaatattcctCTCTCCCTTTATGCCCTGTTGAGTATGTGTGTGGAGGAGATCATTGTGCCCAAACATATTCTCCAATTTCCTTTCTGAGGAATAGCTTATTGTTATCAGGTACTTGCATGAAGTGTGCTTGCCATCTGTTGTACATAGAAACTTCAAGTCAGCAAACATTTTACTCGATGAAGAGCTCAATCCCCATTTATCAGACTGTGGTTTGGCTGCTCTGAATCCAAACACAGAGAGACAGGTAGATCAACAGAGCTTTGTCTAGTGTATTGATTAACAAATTTTGTTTCCTCTGTGCATTTGGGTACTTGCTCTCTATATAGGTTTGTCCTTGCTGGCACGGTAAATTGTATCTATTTCATGCTTCACAGGTTTCAACTCAAATGGTTGGCTCATTTGGTTATAGTGCGCCTGAATTTGCCTTGTCAGGGATATACACTGTAAAAAGTGATGTGTACAGCTTTGGGGTGGTGATGTTGGAGCTTTTGACTGGTAGAAAGCCACTGGACAGGTAAATTTGTCCTACATTACTGAAGATTTTTAAAGAAGTACCTCACTGAAAATCATGTCCGTGTTCTTAGAATCTCTCTGGAAGATTCTTCATTATCTTAGTGTTGATATATTTGTAAAGTTTTCTATTTCCTGCACATTCTTCTGTTCAGTTCAAGGGTGAGATCAGAACAATCACTTGTGAGATGGGCTACTCCCCAACTCCATGATATTGATGCCTTGGCAAAAATGGTTGATCCTGCCCTGAATGGCATTTATCCTGCAAAGTCTCTGTCACGCTTTGCCGATATCATTGCCCTCTGTGTTCAGGTAAAATTCTGTACTACTATATTTTTCACAAGCAAATGAtggcattattaaaaaaaaaaaaaggtaaaaggcATAGCCAAGTAACACACTAATGCTaagatttctttattttgagCTTAGATTTTGATAAACAAAGGACATTACACATTTATGGCTTGTTAAAGCAACTCAATCCAATGTTTCATAAAAGTCGTTCTTGTTGAAgaaggttttatttttcctatctAGAGGTTGACATGGATGGATATCTTGGATATTGTTTCCTCCTCACTTTAGATAATCGATTTTGCCTTTTTTTCAATGCCATGGTTTTtccaatcatttttcaaattttttagaaTGTTCAATTTACAATTTTGGTTCTTGTGTATAGCCGGAACCGGAGTTTCGGCCTCCCATGTCTGAGGTTGTGCAAGCGTTGGTGAGGTTAGTGCAAAGGGCTAGTGTGGTCAAAAGGCGCTCAAGCGACGAATCTGGTTTTGCATATAAGACACCAGAGCACGAGGGAATTGACATGCCATTTTGAAAGCCGCGCGGCCATGTTGGACCTAAAAGTGGCGTTGCAATGCACAGCTACCCAAAGCTCAGGTGATGTCTAGAGCACAAAATGAAAATTggataaaagttgtattgatcccaaaaaatatatgtaattatgTCCCCCAAGCATTTTCATCGCCATATAATGCCAATTTGCAAATTAAGGTATATATCTCGCTAGAAATTGTGctatatattattgtattttgaAACGTCCAACAGATCTTTCGCggcatgatattatttttagctTAAATTTGAGTTCAGCTGTTAATGAACAAGTTCGGTTCGCTTATGATCATGTCTTATGTACCCTCATTTTTTAAGTTGGGACCGACCCTACTGTGTCTCTTCTTCAAATTCATTGACGCCCGCAATGTTGGTATGTTAGTGCATGCAAACGATTTGAATTTGTACTTTGGAATGGGTGTTCTTTGAACCAAAATTCGAACCCAACACAGCTCCGTGGGCATTCAGCTTGGATTGAAcaatgttattcatcatctcgGATTTTATCTTCTTGGTGGCTATATATGTTAATGCGTTATATAATGCTCAGTCTGGATGAGCTACTGTACCAGAAATTCCCAACCAGTTCTGTAGGAGTCTTGCGAAGACCAGCAAAAAGACACCCTGCTGGTTGAATGCCAGGGTATGTGTTGGTTGGATCTGAGTTTCGGAGCGTTGGAAGATAGAAAGAAATAAACGACAAAAATGTCGCTTTACTGATTGTGGAAGGACATTTGAAGTGCAACAGCAATACCGACACCTTCGATGGATCTGACCAGGCTGTGCCACGTGCATCCGTCGTGTCGTTTTTTAGTGATCCAAGTTCTTACGGATGTTTCAAcatcttttaattatgtttttaatgacTTTGGAGGGAACATAAAATTGGGATTAGAGTATTAGTAGTCGACTCACTTAGTCAAAATTTAGttagagaatttatttttataaatttaactaatcactttttagcaatattaaataatagactcttcaaatatatcactattttattaaaatattaattttatcttttcatttattttatttcaaattgtaatttgaatatttatttattattaaaaaaatacatattaattttctcacgttgatattagattttaaaagaaaaaattggtctcaactaataataatattgcagAACTAGAATTTGAAGCATTTCAGCAAGATGATGCCACGCCATTGAAATGATAATTGATGAAGACTGGACGTCTTCTGTGATTGAGTTTGGGATTTGGGCGTTTCGTGCTTTTGAGACGAAGATGAATTTTTTGGAGTTGTGAGCTTGCACGAAATGAATAGCACGCGGGAGATGGaattttttatgtcaaaataatatttgactAGCAACTTAGACTCAACAAAGAACTTAAAAGTACTGCAACTTTATTGAGTCCACTACAATGAGTTTTTATGCAATTTAGTTAAActttgtttaaaatataattttgttgagtccactactaatgctcttagaTGTTGGTTATAGGACTAATGGGGTGTGCacaatgtaaataattattatattctcaaagtTTTTCTTGTAAGAAGTATTCAAGTGAGGGTTATGGCCAGTTATTCTAGAACAGAGCTTATAACTAAAAGCAGAATTTTCTGCATTCATTTTCATAAGGATGTTGAAATAGGCAAAACTGACAAGGGTATTCTCACAATGTGATTTAAGCTTCCCACTAGAACAATTTCACCAAAGCTGAAGTCATTCTTTGCTTTGGTCACGTTAATTTGGATGTTCAAATCTTGTGTTCCTTCTGGAGCAATGTCAAACCAAAGCGGTGACAAGCTAACCATTGTCCCATTTGGTGGCAGCACAGAACACAAGTATGTCTCTGGCCTGAGTCCTACATTCTTGACTGTCCGGCGTACTGATCGAGTTCCCGCCAGTGCTGACACTGTCACTGAAGGGAGGTTCAGGTTGGCAGCGTGGCTAAAGGAGTGGTTGCAGACCTCCCCAACGTAGTTCTTGATTGTAACTGGATCAATGCCGGGTAAAGAGCACAAGAAACTGATGTAGTCATCATATCCTGCTTCAGAATCATAATATCAGATTTGGAGGAAGAAAAATCTTTAAGCAGTAAGTTTCCTTTAGTTTTCTCAGATTGCAAAATTTCAACCTGAGGATAAGACTAGACCGGGATCCATGGCACGGGTAGGAGTGACAAGGCCGGCACCAAAATCGAAAGGAGTGGAAGGATACAAGCTACCGATACCATATCCTTCTGCCATAATACGTTCTCCATTAATATCATATTTGGTAGCTGTGGTTGACATTGCGGATGCTATCATTGATGGAGTCCACAAAGGATTATGTTGTTTGATAAGTGCAGCTATTCCTGCAATATGAGGTGCTGCCATGCTGGTACCGGACAGAAGTGCAAAATTGTACCCTAAATAACGAGTCATATTGCAAATAATCTTGTTTCTTATTAGcaaaagaaagtaaagaaacTTGCTCCATAAACAATGAACCATTTTTGCTGCATAATCAACAATTTAGCCATGAAGATAAAGAAGCAATAGATGTTTGGCATTTGCATTTACCTGTTAGGATGGGATCCAAGACGCTCATGGGGCTCCAAGCTGCCCAAACTTGGTGACCTGGAGCAAGAATATCAGGCTTAAGAACATCAGCAGGAGTTTTGTTAATGTCAATCAAATCCGGCCCCCTTGAAGAGAATCTACTAACGACAGGCGCCTTCTTCTCGAAAGAAGCAACTCTACCATCTTCTATAGACGCTCTGGCTCCAAACTTGACAAATCCTCTCTCATCCCTGTGTGTTTGTTGCTCATAGTATTGTGATATAATCTACAAAACAAAAGCATCATGTAATATTCTTAAAAAGATTGTGGAGTACTGCTGCTGCTGAATTAAGCACTTTGTTATCAATATTATCTGTTATTACCTGGGCATCGGCAACAGAGGGGATCATAATTCCAGGAACAGCAAAGGGAATGGGTTCTGCAATGAAATCATCATAGCTTGGGTTTGCAGCTAGAATAAAACCGATGAATCCTAGCGTTCTTGCAGTGTTGATGATGGCAGTGAGAGTGGAGGTCTCGTTGAAGAAGCCGGCTGAGAAGGTGCATATGACGACCCTACCTTGCACTATTTTTCGATCCAATGCTTCTGGATATTGGCACTCTTCAACATACGGTGGAGTTCTTGGAAACCCACCATTTATCTTAACTGCATCCTTGGCCAAAACTAGCTTATATTGAAATAACCCTTCCCCAAAAGTCGGTCCTAAGTAAAGGAAGAATATATAGATACATACATTATCAATTACAGGAATAGAAGTAGAATGATTTTGATTTGgctaaattttggtaattttggaaACTAGCTAGAAGAGAATACCTGATAATCCCACACCACCAACTTTTTGGCCATTTCCAAGGAGAAGAGAACTGGGGTAAGTTCTGTCTGTGCCAGAAGCAGCAACACCGACAGCCCAAGGGCTATAAGATAGTACAGTAGAAGGATCGGGGCCATGATTACCTGCTGCTTGCACCACAAAAACTCCAGCTCGTCGTGCAAACAACATGGAAATATCAAACACGTTTAAGAAGGTGGGTGTAACTTCTGGTGTTTCATCTGGTCCAACAGAGAGTGTTAAGATATCCACTCCATCTTGTGTTGCCTAGATTAATGTTAATTACCGGATTATAATTAGATTCATCAacgagaatatatatatacatactcgAAACATAGAAACTTCAATACTTGCAAGCGTAATTGCATGCATTATATTCCTTTACACAAAGAACGATAGTTGCAGAAGAGTCGCACGATATTAGTTTATATTCCATCAAAACTGGCTTCTTTTAACGTTGGTTTATCTGCATAATGAATTTGAAATGCGAATCAGTCTTACTTGATCAATTGCTGATACCACATCTGTTAAAGTCGCCACTGTTGGATAGACAGCCTTATAAACAGCAATtctgtgttaaaaaaaaaaaaaatagattaacaTTTCTCGGCCCTGCAAATCCTATACAGTAGACAATGGTTGTCGCATACCGTGCGCGTGGTGCCATTCCACTAGCTCGCCCATAAAAGAAGCCATTCACAACAACTGGAACTCCGGAATTTCCCGCAGCAATTGATGCCACATGACTGAACAAAGGATACAGATTCTAGTCAATATAGCAAATCTATCGATCAACAATCATCTGTATGTGAAATGCATAGCAAATAAAGCTCAAAGCATCGCCATCCTTTGCTCATGATCGAGCATGCATGTCGAACAACGTCAACATGCATGATCGATCCCCCATCCTACCAATGGACTATTCTTCATGCATGCATCCCCCAAGTACGTCGATCAACATGAATCAATTTCCCGCAGCAATGATGatattttccatcattttgATCATCATCGTCATTTTTTCTGATAATGCTACCTATAAGTTCTAAATATACAAGCTTCCGCTCTTTGTAAAAAAGGACCCCAAAGAAaaatgtgtgtgttttttttttttttttttatatatattttttatatatttagggctgatcattattcatttggtatatagatatatgtctCTCATAAGCATGATCactttaatatttatacatacCTGCCATGTCCAACTGCATCAAAGGGTGAGAGAAAATCCACGGATGTATTAAGAGTGGCAATCGCTTCAGCCCCTGCTGAGAAGAACTTTGCCGAAACTATTTTTCCGTTACAAGAACTAGCTGGGAATCGAGGACCCGTTTCACAAGCACCCGAAAAGCCCGAAATATTCGATTTAAAAGGACTCAAAGGATCATTGAGGAAGCTTGGGTGGAAAGGGTTGATGCCTGTGTCCACGAAACCAATCACAATCCCTTCGCCTGCATTTCTGTCTCCTCCTTCCTGTGTCCACACTTCTGGTAAACCTAGGAATTGGGGAGTGTATGTCGTCATCAACTTGGCTCCTCTATCTCTCTGCATCAACTTCACTCCTGGAGCATTTTTCAGTTTTCTAGCCTGAGATCACGATCATAGGAATCGAGAAACCTTTTAAAAAcctttagtttttattttttcatttttgtttatttctgtAACGTACCAACAATATATATGAACATTGACCAATTCAAAcaaatatgataagaaattaatGCAGTGAACAAGTGGGAGAGCACCTGGGAAGGGGTGGTGTGGACAGCAAAGCCATTAACGATGTGTTTGAAGCTACAGAGCCTTTTGTAACTTCCAGTCTCTAGAGTGCTCAGCAAAAGTTGGTCATGAGAATCCACCAAGTGTTTTTCACGAGTCTTGAAAATTTCACTATCCATCCATGCAAATTAAGAACTATAATGGTTCAGCTATTAATGAGCTAATATCACCACAAAACAAGGTAAGGATTATcgtttaaaaaagaagaagaagaagaagaagaagcaggaGAAGATCAATTTAGACTgcttatatatatgaagatctcTATAAGCATCTGTTCCCTAGC
Encoded proteins:
- the LOC121268232 gene encoding subtilisin-like protease SBT2.4 isoform X2 is translated as MQRDRGAKLMTTYTPQFLGLPEVWTQEGGDRNAGEGIVIGFVDTGINPFHPSFLNDPLSPFKSNISGFSGACETGPRFPASSCNGKIVSAKFFSAGAEAIATLNTSVDFLSPFDAVGHGSHVASIAAGNSGVPVVVNGFFYGRASGMAPRARIAVYKAVYPTVATLTDVVSAIDQATQDGVDILTLSVGPDETPEVTPTFLNVFDISMLFARRAGVFVVQAAGNHGPDPSTVLSYSPWAVGVAASGTDRTYPSSLLLGNGQKVGGVGLSGPTFGEGLFQYKLVLAKDAVKINGGFPRTPPYVEECQYPEALDRKIVQGRVVICTFSAGFFNETSTLTAIINTARTLGFIGFILAANPSYDDFIAEPIPFAVPGIMIPSVADAQIISQYYEQQTHRDERGFVKFGARASIEDGRVASFEKKAPVVSRFSSRGPDLIDINKTPADVLKPDILAPGHQVWAAWSPMSVLDPILTGYNFALLSGTSMAAPHIAGIAALIKQHNPLWTPSMIASAMSTTATKYDINGERIMAEGYGIGSLYPSTPFDFGAGLVTPTRAMDPGLVLSSGYDDYISFLCSLPGIDPVTIKNYVGEVCNHSFSHAANLNLPSVTVSALAGTRSVRRTVKNVGLRPETYLCSVLPPNGTMVSLSPLWFDIAPEGTQDLNIQINVTKAKNDFSFGEIVLVGSLNHIVRIPLSVLPISTSL
- the LOC121268232 gene encoding subtilisin-like protease SBT2.4 isoform X1, with the protein product MGREIEKIVRLQLIMALLLIHVINFVVCIPEERAIYLVLMEGDPVAFHRGSSFREDARTLEPNSEIFKTREKHLVDSHDQLLLSTLETGSYKRLCSFKHIVNGFAVHTTPSQARKLKNAPGVKLMQRDRGAKLMTTYTPQFLGLPEVWTQEGGDRNAGEGIVIGFVDTGINPFHPSFLNDPLSPFKSNISGFSGACETGPRFPASSCNGKIVSAKFFSAGAEAIATLNTSVDFLSPFDAVGHGSHVASIAAGNSGVPVVVNGFFYGRASGMAPRARIAVYKAVYPTVATLTDVVSAIDQATQDGVDILTLSVGPDETPEVTPTFLNVFDISMLFARRAGVFVVQAAGNHGPDPSTVLSYSPWAVGVAASGTDRTYPSSLLLGNGQKVGGVGLSGPTFGEGLFQYKLVLAKDAVKINGGFPRTPPYVEECQYPEALDRKIVQGRVVICTFSAGFFNETSTLTAIINTARTLGFIGFILAANPSYDDFIAEPIPFAVPGIMIPSVADAQIISQYYEQQTHRDERGFVKFGARASIEDGRVASFEKKAPVVSRFSSRGPDLIDINKTPADVLKPDILAPGHQVWAAWSPMSVLDPILTGYNFALLSGTSMAAPHIAGIAALIKQHNPLWTPSMIASAMSTTATKYDINGERIMAEGYGIGSLYPSTPFDFGAGLVTPTRAMDPGLVLSSGYDDYISFLCSLPGIDPVTIKNYVGEVCNHSFSHAANLNLPSVTVSALAGTRSVRRTVKNVGLRPETYLCSVLPPNGTMVSLSPLWFDIAPEGTQDLNIQINVTKAKNDFSFGEIVLVGSLNHIVRIPLSVLPISTSL
- the LOC121268236 gene encoding protein STRUBBELIG-RECEPTOR FAMILY 8-like is translated as MANQHADLLLSLTRQLSEFLLLVLILASMPLVRGTTDPSDVQSLQVLYTALNNPSQLTNWKSSGGDSCSESWKGITCEGSAVVSIEISGLGLNGTMGYLLSDLKSLRKLDLSDNSIHDTIPYQLPPNLTSLNLASNNLSGNLPYSVSSMVSLSYLNVSRNSLSQSFGDIFANHSGLTTLDLSFNNFSGDLPSSLSSLSNLSSLYLQKNQLTGSLDVLTGLPLTTLNVANNHFSGWIPQELKAIPNFIDDGNSFENGPAPPPLPYTPPPPGRSHTNRPHAGSGTPTARGSNSEPSHSNKGWTVGAIVGIILGSIVIALVLLFALAFCIRKRKGKDTGARTPRGRLSVGTNNVNTEVQEQRLKSMAAVTDLKPPPVESLMVERVQGKNGSVKRIKSPITATSYTVASLQTATNSFSQEFLIGEGSLGRVYKADFSNGKITAIKKIDNAALSLQEEDNFLEAVSNMSRLRHPNIVTLAGYCAEHGQRLLVYEYIGNGNLHDMLHFDEDSSKTLTWNARVRVALGTARALEYLHEVCLPSVVHRNFKSANILLDEELNPHLSDCGLAALNPNTERQVSTQMVGSFGYSAPEFALSGIYTVKSDVYSFGVVMLELLTGRKPLDSSRVRSEQSLVRWATPQLHDIDALAKMVDPALNGIYPAKSLSRFADIIALCVQPEPEFRPPMSEVVQALVRLVQRASVVKRRSSDESGFAYKTPEHEGIDMPF